A window of the Mucilaginibacter sp. cycad4 genome harbors these coding sequences:
- a CDS encoding Shedu anti-phage system protein SduA domain-containing protein: MAKPASSVSEMASTVFKFMSKFYSFPLYQYLKENPELIKTFPGFLLNPDQIVLYFGKNHLAIEYTGPEHVEEIRESSVLPITWHDYTNKDADFFESIVGFTFSDGNSTGIKMHLPEFTEDLILPTDKGFDKLLDLNWNFDAQNSMLGINSSGFTIPEKRFGRMVNSLFFDADENGLKTRHIKWIDFLPLIYDETDPEVDKFSVDIGFMKQLVPIDAKYVYPSPPKSDYKYSKLPQLNRFIELVGNHNTTEPEITRFLSLPENKFILTMGILSNNIFDQLECEWQSESHPAIIPDFFVLRPNGYADIVEFKLPTLKGGSVVGKANRETFSAEINSYISQTRNYRKYFEDPNNRSWFKNNYSFDVLYPKRILIVGRRWHFSTSEWKEICNDYRDLEILTYDDVIDGVQAQFYL, from the coding sequence ATGGCAAAACCAGCGAGTAGCGTTAGCGAAATGGCTTCGACAGTCTTCAAATTCATGTCGAAGTTTTATTCCTTTCCACTTTACCAGTACTTAAAAGAGAATCCTGAACTAATAAAAACCTTTCCTGGCTTCTTATTGAACCCCGACCAAATTGTATTATATTTTGGAAAGAACCATTTGGCGATTGAGTATACCGGGCCGGAGCATGTTGAAGAAATAAGAGAGAGTAGTGTGCTACCGATCACTTGGCATGATTATACAAATAAGGACGCCGATTTTTTCGAAAGCATCGTTGGATTTACATTTAGTGACGGTAACTCGACTGGTATTAAAATGCATCTTCCGGAGTTTACTGAAGATTTAATACTCCCTACAGACAAAGGGTTTGATAAATTGCTGGATCTAAACTGGAATTTTGATGCCCAGAATTCGATGTTGGGCATTAATTCCAGTGGGTTTACCATACCCGAAAAGCGATTTGGCCGAATGGTCAATTCTTTATTTTTTGATGCTGATGAAAATGGGTTAAAAACCAGGCACATCAAATGGATCGATTTTCTTCCGCTTATTTATGATGAAACAGATCCTGAAGTTGATAAATTTTCGGTTGACATAGGTTTTATGAAACAGTTGGTTCCAATCGATGCCAAATACGTTTACCCGTCCCCACCAAAGTCTGATTATAAATACTCTAAACTGCCGCAACTCAATCGTTTTATCGAACTTGTTGGTAACCATAATACTACGGAACCTGAAATCACTCGCTTCCTTTCTCTTCCAGAGAATAAGTTCATTTTGACCATGGGTATTCTATCAAATAATATATTCGATCAATTGGAATGCGAATGGCAATCGGAAAGTCATCCTGCAATTATCCCGGACTTTTTTGTGCTCCGGCCAAATGGTTATGCCGACATCGTTGAATTTAAATTACCGACCCTAAAGGGCGGTAGTGTAGTTGGTAAAGCAAACCGGGAAACATTTTCAGCAGAAATCAATTCCTATATATCCCAAACCCGAAACTATAGAAAGTATTTTGAGGATCCAAATAACCGTTCCTGGTTTAAAAACAATTATTCATTCGATGTTCTATACCCCAAAAGGATATTGATAGTCGGTCGCCGTTGGCATTTTTCGACGAGTGAGTGGAAAGAAATTTGTAATGATTATCGCGATTTGGAGATTCTTACCTACGATGACGTGATCGACGGTGTCCAAGCACAATTTTATCTATGA
- a CDS encoding HNH endonuclease signature motif containing protein, whose amino-acid sequence MAEAVGYQLIVCLVMMKINRVSVNDFEREIECTYKGEQFRVRDNGAIYRYRRHGKAKRPIDDQWTFGNPNENTGYMDVASLSVHRIVATAFLGVPTSVQYVVDHIDTNKRNNRPENLRWVTRLENILLNPITASRISRICGSVEAFLANPAEFQDKFPDPNFSWMCTVSAEDGKASLARMLNWAKQDDPVDASLAEWINNRGLPKYEPADTDGEAPVLVMAITVNAAQRDWLTPSEFPCCPSAYLGDPLVAYFENLKQGALFCSNHLYSAVTSKYAWIGNGESILVMSLGEHEVKPYGLAKITFEDGLFVHTSLRKFFSPEGVEKGYTLAQGLEWHGGDSIDDYC is encoded by the coding sequence TTGGCCGAAGCAGTAGGTTATCAACTAATTGTTTGTTTAGTGATGATGAAAATAAATAGAGTATCCGTTAATGATTTTGAGAGGGAAATCGAGTGCACTTACAAAGGAGAGCAATTTCGAGTCCGCGACAATGGTGCTATTTACCGTTATCGCCGTCACGGTAAAGCTAAACGTCCTATAGATGATCAATGGACTTTTGGTAACCCGAATGAAAATACTGGCTATATGGATGTTGCTAGTTTATCGGTACATCGGATTGTGGCAACTGCATTTTTAGGTGTGCCGACGAGTGTACAATACGTAGTAGATCATATAGATACCAATAAACGTAATAATCGCCCTGAAAATCTGCGATGGGTCACCAGATTAGAAAATATTTTACTCAATCCGATAACAGCCAGCCGCATTTCACGAATATGCGGAAGCGTTGAAGCATTTCTGGCTAATCCGGCGGAATTTCAAGACAAGTTTCCGGATCCTAATTTTTCATGGATGTGTACGGTAAGTGCCGAAGATGGCAAAGCCAGCCTGGCGCGAATGTTAAACTGGGCTAAACAAGACGATCCTGTTGATGCCTCTTTAGCGGAGTGGATAAATAACAGAGGGCTTCCGAAATATGAACCGGCAGACACCGATGGAGAAGCACCAGTTCTCGTTATGGCGATAACTGTTAATGCCGCTCAGCGTGACTGGCTCACGCCTTCCGAATTTCCGTGTTGTCCCTCAGCATACTTAGGTGATCCGCTCGTTGCCTATTTTGAAAATCTCAAACAAGGCGCTTTGTTTTGCAGCAATCATCTTTATTCGGCGGTAACATCAAAATACGCATGGATTGGTAATGGAGAATCTATTCTCGTTATGTCTTTGGGCGAGCATGAAGTCAAGCCCTATGGCCTTGCTAAAATAACTTTTGAAGATGGCTTGTTTGTGCATACGAGTCTGCGCAAATTTTTTTCACCCGAAGGGGTGGAGAAAGGATATACGCTGGCCCAGGGTTTGGAATGGCATGGTGGGGATTCGATTGACGATTATTGCTAA
- the mobC gene encoding plasmid mobilization relaxosome protein MobC, translated as MTGLIEKDKIQKRRLPGRPKKTVSRSDFLMVRLTPTERVLIEGRAKRAGLKSSEWFRRAAKSAKVFPRFSVEETSWFRMLAGLANNLNQLTHLAHVAGLFSLALKCQALLKQIEELLTKINSHDR; from the coding sequence ATGACAGGACTAATTGAAAAAGATAAAATACAAAAAAGGAGGTTGCCCGGCAGACCGAAAAAGACGGTCAGCCGGAGTGATTTTTTAATGGTACGGTTAACGCCGACTGAACGGGTGTTGATCGAGGGTCGGGCAAAAAGGGCTGGTTTGAAATCAAGTGAATGGTTCCGCAGGGCTGCAAAAAGCGCGAAAGTTTTCCCACGATTTTCTGTAGAGGAAACAAGTTGGTTCAGGATGCTGGCGGGGCTTGCCAATAACCTTAATCAGCTGACACACCTGGCCCATGTGGCCGGGCTGTTTTCCCTGGCTTTGAAATGTCAGGCTTTGCTTAAACAAATTGAAGAACTCTTGACAAAGATCAACAGCCATGATAGGTAA
- a CDS encoding relaxase/mobilization nuclease domain-containing protein — translation MIGKPITGRSFGGCVRYVVNKQDAKIITAEGVRIQNAGAIIQDFNLQRKMRPELGKAVGHLVLSWSKEDLSKLNDGIMAERAKEYMDKVGIRDTQFIVVRHNDREHPHLHVIYNRVDNNGNTITDKNNFAKNVKACKEITLKYDYHLGDGKDQVNRQALKGKEKIRYELFDTIKAALKQSVNWKQLEGQLQKQGISIAYKFRSGTNEVQGISFEKGDIKMKGSAIDRSLSYASIDTQLNRNLQVQQQHAARVVNQPSLADQLREVIRQRTQADQVPIPGGGKSILETLLEPQFVSGPPDPVGDADIARRKRKKREAEQSQSQGISR, via the coding sequence ATGATAGGTAAACCAATCACCGGGAGAAGCTTTGGCGGTTGTGTCCGTTATGTGGTAAATAAGCAGGATGCAAAGATCATTACTGCCGAAGGCGTACGGATACAGAATGCAGGTGCGATCATTCAGGATTTTAATCTGCAACGAAAGATGAGGCCGGAATTAGGCAAAGCCGTAGGGCATTTGGTTTTAAGCTGGAGCAAGGAAGACCTATCTAAACTGAATGATGGGATAATGGCAGAGCGGGCAAAAGAATATATGGATAAAGTGGGTATCCGTGATACACAGTTTATTGTAGTCCGCCACAATGACAGGGAACACCCGCATTTACATGTGATCTATAACCGGGTAGATAATAACGGCAACACCATTACTGATAAAAATAACTTTGCAAAGAATGTTAAAGCCTGCAAGGAGATTACGCTGAAGTATGATTATCATTTAGGGGATGGCAAAGACCAAGTGAACAGACAGGCCTTAAAAGGCAAGGAAAAGATCCGGTATGAACTGTTTGATACCATAAAAGCAGCGCTCAAACAATCAGTGAACTGGAAGCAGTTGGAAGGTCAACTACAAAAGCAGGGTATCAGCATCGCCTATAAATTTCGCAGTGGTACCAATGAAGTGCAAGGCATTTCGTTTGAAAAAGGCGATATTAAAATGAAAGGCTCTGCAATTGACCGGAGTTTAAGTTATGCAAGCATAGATACGCAGCTAAACCGCAACTTGCAGGTGCAGCAGCAACATGCAGCAAGGGTGGTCAATCAACCTTCGTTAGCCGACCAGTTACGGGAGGTAATCCGGCAGCGTACCCAGGCTGATCAGGTACCTATTCCAGGTGGCGGCAAAAGTATATTGGAAACGTTGCTGGAACCGCAGTTTGTTAGCGGTCCACCCGACCCGGTGGGGGATGCTGATATAGCCCGGAGAAAACGAAAGAAACGTGAAGCGGAACAATCCCAGTCACAAGGGATAAGCAGGTAG
- a CDS encoding helix-turn-helix domain-containing protein, whose translation MQIINQEALSQCIRQAVRTELQEHFKTEGSQLPNSEKLLSKQELAAELGVSLVTLTDWMKKGLPYLRLHKRVYFRKSEVLNAMQQTIND comes from the coding sequence ATGCAGATAATCAATCAAGAAGCTCTTAGCCAGTGCATACGCCAGGCAGTGAGGACAGAACTACAGGAACATTTTAAAACAGAGGGCAGCCAACTGCCTAACTCGGAAAAACTTTTATCCAAGCAGGAACTCGCCGCCGAACTTGGTGTGTCCCTCGTTACGCTTACTGACTGGATGAAAAAAGGCTTACCCTATTTGCGCCTGCATAAAAGGGTGTACTTCAGAAAAAGTGAAGTACTTAATGCAATGCAACAAACCATTAACGATTAA
- a CDS encoding P-loop NTPase fold protein, translating to MPLNKIVVKLDSLFNTISDAIVIPRSTIGTLNDKIRQDLAYVYRLELPERLEYRPLGAVDIMQHTNQDRQNNLKPVFHILMATCVDNNTSTYEAIEDIANEISDFTKRNPTVRDVALPLLGTGAGGLDHMRVFQILTENFIKNSSPDAVMEIFVTEERIFSLIRPQIPQDRTSELPKIELTSEQSAIMEQILDRISRDHDCYLAGAVWDGSDKADDFFAAGIWQNGHEDKFVELVKKIKPGSLILLKSSFASTGVSYLRIKGIGIVTLNPGNGQELSVNWRAHHTQYDIPNKGNYRNTITKVAPKTFLEIIRAIPEWQQIIFKIFPPDSSVYEPEFAAQISQLAGLLSDSDDADDHLDINADVDAFAKIISAKTFKPPLAIALFGKWGTGKSFFMRKLKDKISYYTQQQDDMVCTGIAHIHFNAWSYLDANLWASMISKIFEGLNQYISDNKKSDVEINEVKTSLMDRLSLNFLQMEKVKKEQATLTSAITDLTEKKEKLASELEGKKKEIAKDSFTKALQIVDEKLKVREKISSAFKENESVTSASKELREIVPEEYLKDPGAVLKKVQSIETYVKVFFSRKKLLSNILWLAGIILFVYYAPLVLHWLVKLITKTDFSFPPVDLLIKTLVTAAPVLHLIRKTYMQVQPLVSSLWKIKVEYDTAIKDAQAALEKEEAEIALSIAQNEQKLIAVDKEIKETERQQLLLTYKKEHALSTEALYSFIGKRTISEDYQQHLGIVSLIRRDFEALSDLFYGHNVENKHKDFAENFNKPLQRIVLYIDDLDRCREDRVVEVLEAVNLLMAFPLFVVVVGVDPRWVRNALITRYGSQFAPEGDKELIEASDYLEKIFQVPFHLKAANDGHIRHMIRMLSKPYEAFDFENEVPIYDENSPIVREYNEEQNQERHENIIPEPPVTAPVEPRSQLQHVKLQSWEIALMEDMSVILGNNPRAIKRFVNIYQIVKAHSGLTYMVGQEKTEYLIILFLDALYNGCYRKLAPCFIKFMQKNETAKLAQFLQDFEKQSSDIVLLKKQLDVALTTKPAYQTLQDTVMTHFKAHNGFIQRFSFDEILPESSIFLN from the coding sequence ATGCCCTTAAATAAAATCGTTGTCAAATTAGACAGCTTGTTCAATACTATCTCTGATGCGATAGTCATTCCCAGATCAACTATAGGGACATTAAATGACAAGATCAGACAAGACCTCGCTTACGTATATCGATTGGAGCTGCCGGAAAGACTGGAGTACCGGCCATTGGGTGCAGTAGATATTATGCAACATACCAATCAAGATCGCCAGAATAATTTAAAGCCGGTATTCCATATCTTGATGGCCACCTGCGTGGATAATAATACGAGTACGTACGAGGCAATCGAGGACATAGCTAATGAAATTTCCGATTTCACCAAACGCAATCCGACGGTAAGAGACGTTGCCCTGCCTTTGTTAGGAACCGGTGCCGGAGGCCTCGATCACATGCGGGTTTTCCAAATCCTGACCGAGAATTTCATCAAAAATTCGTCGCCTGATGCTGTTATGGAGATTTTCGTTACTGAGGAAAGGATCTTTAGTCTGATCCGACCGCAAATCCCCCAGGATCGCACCAGCGAACTACCGAAGATCGAATTAACTTCAGAACAATCGGCTATCATGGAGCAGATTCTTGACAGGATTTCCCGCGACCATGATTGTTACCTTGCTGGTGCCGTGTGGGACGGTAGTGACAAGGCGGATGATTTTTTCGCAGCCGGTATTTGGCAAAATGGCCATGAGGACAAATTTGTTGAGTTAGTTAAGAAAATTAAGCCAGGCTCCCTCATTCTTCTTAAATCCTCTTTTGCCAGTACAGGCGTCAGCTATCTGCGGATCAAAGGGATTGGCATTGTGACATTAAATCCCGGAAACGGGCAGGAGCTTTCGGTTAACTGGAGGGCGCATCATACGCAGTACGATATACCTAATAAAGGAAATTACAGAAATACCATCACCAAAGTTGCACCGAAAACCTTTTTGGAAATTATCAGAGCGATTCCAGAATGGCAACAAATCATCTTCAAGATCTTCCCGCCCGATTCGTCAGTATATGAACCAGAATTTGCAGCGCAAATTTCTCAACTTGCGGGATTGTTAAGTGATTCTGACGATGCTGACGACCATCTAGATATTAATGCGGACGTTGATGCATTTGCGAAGATCATATCCGCAAAGACTTTCAAGCCACCATTGGCGATAGCATTGTTTGGCAAGTGGGGAACCGGTAAAAGTTTCTTTATGAGGAAACTGAAAGATAAGATTAGTTATTATACCCAGCAACAAGATGACATGGTCTGCACGGGTATTGCACACATCCATTTCAATGCCTGGTCATACCTTGATGCAAACCTTTGGGCTAGCATGATCAGCAAGATTTTCGAGGGTTTAAATCAATATATCAGCGATAACAAGAAATCCGATGTGGAAATCAATGAGGTCAAAACATCATTAATGGACCGCTTGTCCCTGAACTTTCTCCAGATGGAAAAAGTAAAAAAAGAACAGGCTACGCTGACAAGTGCAATCACTGATCTTACGGAAAAGAAAGAAAAACTCGCATCAGAACTCGAAGGTAAGAAAAAGGAAATCGCTAAAGATTCTTTTACCAAAGCATTGCAGATCGTCGATGAAAAATTGAAAGTCCGGGAAAAAATATCTTCGGCTTTTAAAGAAAACGAATCGGTCACGTCTGCAAGCAAAGAGCTCCGCGAAATTGTTCCGGAAGAGTACCTTAAGGATCCAGGGGCAGTCTTAAAAAAAGTACAGAGTATAGAAACCTATGTCAAGGTTTTCTTTAGTCGAAAAAAGCTTCTAAGCAACATTTTGTGGCTGGCCGGCATTATTTTATTCGTCTATTACGCACCATTGGTTTTGCATTGGCTCGTAAAACTTATAACGAAAACAGATTTTTCTTTTCCGCCCGTTGATCTCCTTATCAAAACTCTTGTAACGGCAGCCCCGGTCTTACATCTTATCAGAAAAACCTACATGCAAGTTCAACCGCTTGTTAGTTCTCTTTGGAAAATAAAAGTTGAATATGATACCGCAATTAAAGATGCACAGGCCGCATTGGAAAAAGAGGAGGCCGAAATTGCCCTGTCCATTGCACAAAACGAGCAAAAACTGATAGCGGTAGATAAAGAAATTAAGGAAACAGAGCGTCAGCAACTATTATTAACCTACAAAAAAGAACATGCATTATCTACTGAAGCGCTTTACAGCTTTATCGGAAAAAGGACTATCAGTGAAGATTATCAACAGCATTTAGGTATTGTGTCGTTAATCAGGCGTGATTTTGAAGCTTTGAGTGATTTGTTCTACGGTCACAACGTAGAAAATAAACACAAAGACTTCGCAGAAAATTTTAACAAGCCATTGCAGCGCATTGTGTTGTACATCGACGATCTTGATCGCTGCCGTGAGGACCGAGTTGTTGAAGTTTTGGAAGCTGTTAATTTATTGATGGCCTTTCCACTTTTTGTTGTTGTCGTTGGCGTTGACCCGAGATGGGTAAGAAATGCCCTCATTACCCGTTACGGCTCGCAATTCGCACCGGAAGGCGATAAAGAATTAATAGAGGCTTCGGATTATTTGGAGAAAATATTTCAGGTTCCGTTTCATTTAAAAGCAGCCAACGACGGGCACATTCGCCATATGATCAGAATGCTTAGTAAACCCTACGAGGCTTTTGATTTTGAAAATGAAGTGCCGATTTACGATGAAAATTCGCCAATCGTTAGGGAATATAATGAAGAACAAAATCAGGAACGGCATGAAAACATTATACCAGAGCCGCCAGTGACCGCGCCTGTTGAGCCTCGTAGCCAATTGCAGCATGTGAAACTGCAAAGCTGGGAAATAGCGCTGATGGAGGATATGTCGGTCATTTTAGGTAATAATCCGCGCGCAATAAAAAGGTTTGTTAATATATATCAGATCGTAAAAGCCCATTCAGGCTTGACTTACATGGTCGGCCAGGAAAAAACGGAGTATTTGATTATCCTATTTTTGGACGCTTTATACAATGGTTGTTACCGGAAGCTCGCTCCCTGCTTTATCAAATTTATGCAAAAGAATGAGACAGCAAAACTGGCTCAATTTCTTCAGGATTTTGAAAAACAGTCATCTGATATCGTCCTGTTAAAAAAGCAATTGGATGTTGCTTTAACAACCAAACCAGCATATCAAACACTACAGGATACGGTTATGACGCATTTTAAAGCACACAATGGTTTTATCCAACGGTTTTCATTTGATGAAATATTACCCGAATCCAGTATATTTCTGAATTGA
- a CDS encoding ORF6N domain-containing protein, protein MKELNAGDQEIAEKIYMIRGHKIMLDKDLAEMYGVETKRLIEQVNRNALRFPPEFMFRLTNEEFDVLRSQFATSKRGGRRYAPYVFTEHGILMLSSVLNSKQAISMSIKIIEVFVKFREMLISHKDLLLKFEQLEKLVIHHDDDIQSIFQALRQLIQQKNEPREPIGFKLKGN, encoded by the coding sequence ATGAAAGAGTTGAACGCTGGCGATCAAGAAATCGCTGAAAAAATATACATGATAAGGGGGCACAAAATTATGTTGGATAAAGATTTGGCTGAGATGTATGGAGTAGAAACTAAACGGCTAATTGAACAAGTCAATAGAAATGCCCTTAGGTTTCCCCCAGAATTTATGTTTCGTCTTACCAACGAAGAGTTTGATGTTTTGAGGTCGCAATTTGCGACCTCAAAGAGAGGCGGCCGGAGATACGCCCCATACGTTTTCACAGAGCACGGTATTCTCATGCTTTCAAGCGTGTTAAATAGTAAGCAGGCTATTTCTATGAGTATCAAGATCATTGAGGTATTTGTTAAATTCAGGGAAATGCTTATTTCTCATAAGGACCTTCTCCTTAAATTCGAACAGCTTGAAAAGCTGGTCATTCACCATGACGATGATATTCAATCCATTTTTCAGGCATTGAGGCAATTGATACAGCAGAAGAATGAGCCGCGTGAGCCAATCGGTTTCAAGTTGAAAGGTAATTAA
- a CDS encoding DUF2971 domain-containing protein codes for MANSASNQITIKEQQEIAEIINSNIKSAEFDFKFDEVKPSDIRFHNKYDVKNVLVFEEGKNPITQIFDKLSKNRVGDYGRFHHFKSAHIALDIIKNQSIQVSSLFSNDSNDFAEYTEFYKRIGLFHPLVPEDFQKKAFNNNINPKDTRPSDVERNHIFVLCFTQDNHNEKFWKNYANEDHGVAIGFRFSNFNNEGLRLFDFRDVFYDRGYSFDFYNAIEYQLRKYNKMFFSDGVDRFSKFYKRARYNWENETRLCFHYDAPNMVGLNGFLDRTFPIQTDSKSGRKFIDLPLTGNSVENPFFELEIVEVVCGKFVGQGMVDQLKDALKQSFPSADFWQRR; via the coding sequence ATGGCGAACTCAGCAAGTAATCAAATTACAATAAAAGAACAGCAGGAAATAGCGGAAATTATCAATAGCAACATCAAATCAGCTGAATTTGATTTCAAATTCGATGAGGTGAAACCCTCAGATATTAGGTTTCACAATAAATATGATGTGAAAAATGTGTTGGTTTTTGAAGAAGGCAAAAATCCTATAACACAGATATTTGATAAGTTATCTAAAAACCGGGTAGGTGATTACGGACGCTTTCATCATTTTAAAAGTGCTCATATAGCTTTAGACATTATCAAAAATCAATCTATTCAAGTAAGCAGCTTGTTCTCGAACGATTCAAATGATTTTGCAGAGTATACGGAATTCTATAAACGGATCGGTTTATTTCACCCGCTAGTACCTGAGGACTTTCAGAAAAAAGCATTTAACAACAATATCAACCCTAAAGATACACGTCCATCAGATGTAGAACGTAACCATATTTTTGTATTGTGTTTTACCCAAGATAATCATAATGAGAAGTTTTGGAAAAATTATGCAAATGAAGATCACGGCGTAGCCATTGGCTTTAGATTTTCAAATTTCAACAATGAGGGGTTACGTTTATTTGATTTTCGCGATGTATTTTATGATCGCGGCTATTCTTTTGATTTCTACAACGCAATTGAGTATCAGCTTCGTAAGTATAATAAAATGTTTTTTTCTGACGGTGTTGATAGATTTTCTAAATTTTACAAACGGGCAAGATATAATTGGGAGAACGAAACACGCCTTTGTTTTCATTACGATGCTCCTAATATGGTTGGTTTAAATGGTTTCCTAGATCGAACGTTTCCAATTCAAACGGACAGTAAATCCGGAAGAAAGTTTATCGATTTGCCGTTAACAGGTAATAGTGTCGAAAATCCCTTTTTTGAATTGGAAATTGTGGAAGTCGTGTGCGGAAAGTTCGTCGGGCAGGGAATGGTTGATCAACTTAAAGACGCACTTAAGCAATCCTTCCCGTCTGCTGACTTTTGGCAACGTAGGTAA
- a CDS encoding helix-turn-helix domain-containing protein, translating to MNVELITKRDLQEFKSDLLNEIKRIIQPSQASTKKWLKSVEVRKLLGISPGTLQNLRINGTLRFTKVGSIMYYKLEDINKILEGEGK from the coding sequence ATGAATGTGGAACTAATCACCAAACGGGATTTACAGGAATTTAAAAGCGATCTGCTAAACGAGATCAAAAGGATCATACAGCCCAGCCAGGCCAGTACAAAAAAATGGCTGAAGAGTGTGGAAGTAAGAAAACTGTTGGGCATATCACCCGGCACACTTCAGAATTTACGGATCAACGGCACGCTGCGGTTTACCAAAGTAGGCAGTATTATGTATTACAAACTGGAAGATATCAACAAGATCCTGGAAGGAGAAGGTAAATGA
- a CDS encoding acetolactate synthase small subunit yields the protein MKKTTPTKVITVYAEDKKGLLGQILMFLNRKDYPVHQVSAARTDIAHMVLITLEVSIPDDRLPLTIAKLENIIEVYHVSGFTGFEAELWQAGYFHFAKDFANSRFFALMQKHGATIAGVTTEGFVIQKTGTATDLEVFYNLLDGPGLISYCRNGLIVPESLKMLQSL from the coding sequence ATGAAAAAGACAACCCCGACCAAAGTGATCACCGTTTATGCCGAAGACAAAAAAGGATTGCTCGGCCAGATCCTCATGTTCCTGAACCGAAAGGATTACCCCGTACACCAGGTAAGCGCCGCGCGCACCGATATCGCCCACATGGTATTGATCACCCTGGAAGTAAGCATTCCCGACGACAGGCTACCACTAACCATAGCCAAGCTGGAAAACATCATCGAAGTCTACCACGTATCCGGGTTTACCGGGTTTGAAGCAGAACTCTGGCAGGCCGGGTATTTCCATTTCGCCAAAGATTTCGCCAATAGCCGATTCTTCGCCCTGATGCAAAAACACGGCGCAACCATCGCAGGCGTAACCACAGAAGGTTTTGTGATTCAGAAAACCGGCACCGCGACCGACCTCGAAGTATTTTACAACCTGCTCGATGGCCCCGGCCTGATCAGCTATTGCCGGAACGGTTTGATCGTACCGGAAAGCTTAAAAATGCTGCAAAGCTTGTAG
- a CDS encoding helix-turn-helix transcriptional regulator, whose translation MNTTETPKNIHQGRNVKRFREMLGLKQEALALELGDDWSQKRVSLLESKEVLEPELLTQVAKVLKVPEEAIKNFDEQAAVTYFNTFNDTSVNHGPFMGSFSTYNFNPIEKWLEVIEENKKLYERLLQSEREKIEILKNKG comes from the coding sequence ATGAACACTACCGAAACCCCAAAGAACATCCATCAAGGCCGAAATGTTAAACGTTTTCGTGAAATGTTGGGACTAAAACAAGAAGCTCTTGCGCTGGAATTAGGGGATGACTGGAGCCAAAAAAGAGTATCATTATTGGAATCTAAAGAAGTATTAGAACCGGAATTATTGACACAAGTTGCAAAGGTCTTAAAAGTCCCGGAAGAAGCAATAAAAAACTTTGATGAACAGGCTGCCGTGACATATTTCAATACATTTAATGACACAAGTGTCAATCACGGTCCTTTTATGGGAAGTTTTAGTACTTATAACTTTAACCCTATTGAAAAATGGCTTGAGGTCATAGAAGAAAATAAAAAGCTTTATGAGCGTCTTTTGCAAAGTGAACGTGAAAAAATAGAAATATTAAAGAATAAGGGTTAA
- a CDS encoding Crp/Fnr family transcriptional regulator: protein MEAFVNYILQFGNLNQQQIDLILSKAQTLELRKDDYFSEAGKVPRYVGFLLKGVVRFCYYNNRGKDVTHSFVEENNFVSDQQRFETQIISSEYIQAETDCELLVFSKKGWDEIGNTVVSWKEIENLILKNCLLKAIERRSPLVSEDATNRYLLFNEHFPGLVNRVPLSHVASYLGITQPSLSRIRRNVR, encoded by the coding sequence ATGGAAGCATTCGTCAACTACATCCTGCAATTCGGCAACCTGAACCAGCAGCAAATAGACCTGATCTTAAGCAAAGCCCAAACCCTGGAACTGCGGAAAGACGACTATTTTTCAGAAGCCGGTAAAGTACCCAGGTACGTCGGTTTCCTGCTGAAAGGCGTAGTCCGTTTTTGTTACTACAACAACAGAGGCAAGGACGTCACCCATTCCTTCGTGGAAGAAAATAACTTTGTATCCGATCAGCAGCGCTTCGAAACGCAGATCATCTCCTCGGAATATATCCAGGCCGAGACCGATTGCGAACTGCTCGTCTTTTCCAAAAAAGGCTGGGATGAGATCGGCAATACAGTCGTCAGCTGGAAAGAGATCGAAAACCTGATCCTGAAAAATTGTTTGCTCAAAGCCATCGAACGGCGTAGCCCCCTCGTCTCCGAAGATGCCACCAACCGTTATTTACTGTTCAACGAACATTTTCCGGGCCTGGTGAACCGGGTACCGCTTTCCCACGTCGCCTCCTACCTGGGCATCACCCAGCCCTCGCTGAGCCGCATCCGGCGGAATGTCCGCTGA